In the Phaeobacter piscinae genome, CCTTCCGCCCCTCCATGCAGGAGTTGAAGGAGATGGGGCTCAACTATATCGCGCCACCGATCTGGATGCTGCTGACACTGGACGATGGCCGCATGGTCCCCTCTCCCTATGCCAAGGCCGCGCGTGCCGCCGATCTCAATATCATCACCTGGACCCTGGAACGCTCCGGCCCGCTGAAAAACGGCGGTGGCTGGTATTTCCAATCGGTCGCAGCTGCGGTGCAATCGGATGCCGCCACTTATCAGGTGCTTGACGTGCTGGCGCAGGATGTGGGGGTTGTCGGGGTGTTCTCCGACTGGCCCGCAACCGTGACCTATTACGCCAATTGCATGGGGCTGTGACCGCAGCCCCTTGAGCCTGCGCCGCGCCCCCCCTAGATTAAGGGGTAACGCGCGATAGTGGAGACAGACATGTTCGGCATTCCCGGCAAACAAGCGGTGACCATCACCGACAAGGCAGCGGCCCAGATTGCCAAGCTGATGGACAAGGGCGGCCATTCCGGCCTGCGCATCGGCGTGAAGAAGGGCGGCTGCGCCGGCATGGAATATACCATGGAATATGTCGATCAGCCCGATCCCAACGACGAAGTGGTTGAACAGGATGGTGCCCGGGTGCTGATCGCACCGATGGCGCAGATGTTCCTTTTCGGCACCGAGATCGACTATGAGGTCTCGCTGCTGGAGGCCGGGTTCAAGTTCAACAACCCCAATGTCTCCGAGGCCTGCGGCTGCGGAGAATCGATCAGCTTCAAGGATATGCCCGCAGGCTGATCCGCAACACAGCGCCCGGTCATCTCGCCGAGATTGCAACCAATGGCGCAGACCACAGCAAAAAAGAGGCAGCCGTCTGCCTCTTTTTTGCGGCCGGTTATCGGCGCACTTCGGTATTGTTCAACATGTGACGACCGCTGTCATTCGGTGAACAGGCGAATTGTTCCCTATTCCGAACAATGTTAGGACAGTTCCAGCAGCAAGCTGCCGCGCGCCAAAAGGTGACCGCAGGCAGCACCAGACGATTGAGGGAGATACGCAGATGCGTCGGAAACTGGCCGCAGGCAATTGGAAAATGAACGGCACCGCAAGTGCGCTGACCGAGCTGGGCAATCTTGCCTATAGCTGTAAATCCGCCAAGGCCGAGGTGCTGATCTGCCCGCCTGCAACCCTGCTCTACCGCGCGGCCAATGTCTGCGTCGACAGCAAGGTGGACATTGGTGCCCAGGATTGCCACAGCGCCACCTATGGCGCCCATACTGGCGATCTGAGCGCCGAAATGCTGCATGATGCGGGCGCCACCGCCGTGATCCTCGGCCATTCCGAACGCCGGGCCGACCATGGCGAGACGGATGAAACGGTCCGCGCAAAGGCCAAGACCGCCATCGCTGCGGGGCTGACGGCGATCATCTGTGTGGGTGAAACCCTTGAGGATCGCGAGGCGGGCAAAACACTTGATGTGGTCCGGGCACAACTTGCAGGCTCCCTCCCCGATGACACCAGCGGCACAACCGTGGTGGTCGCCTATGAACCGGTCTGGGCCATCGGCACCGGCAAGGTGCCCACAGTCGAACAGATCGCCGAAGTCCACAACGACCTGCGCGCCAGCCTGGTCAAACGCTTCGGCGGCGAGACCGCAAACGCCATCCGGCTGCTCTATGGCGGCTCGGTGAAGGCCAGCAACGCCAAGGAAATTTTCGCTGTGGCCCATGTCGATGGCGCGCTGGTTGGCGGCGCCAGCCTGAAGGCGGCTGATTTTGCCCCCATCGTCGCGGCCCTCGACGCCAGCGCATAAATGCGCCTCACGGCGCAGCCTCCGGCGGGAGTATTTGGGGAAAGATGACAGCCCCCCTTTGCGCCCGCCGTCACCTTTCAAAAAATTCTCTGGGGTGACTGCGCGCCAGCGCAGAGGGGCAAAGCCCCTGACTTAACGCCAGACAGAAAAAGGCCCGGGACTTGCGCCCGGGCCTTTTCATATTCTGAGGGGCGTGCACCACGCTATTTGGTTATGATCTCCGGCCCCATCACCGCATTCGGCAGCACGGTTGAGATCCACGGGATATAGGTGATCATGATCAGGAACACGAAGAGCACCGCGAGGAACGGCAACGCAGCCCGCACCACCGCCATCATCGGCATTCCCGCAACCCCGGAGGTCACAAAGAGGTTCAGACCAACCGGCGGGGTGATCATGCCGATTTCCATGTTCACCACCATGATGATGCCCAGGTGGATCGGGTCGATGCCCAGTTCGATGGCAATCGGGAACACCAGCGGCGCCACGATCACCAACAACCCCGACGGCTCCATAAACTGTCCCCCGATCAGCAGGATCACATTGACCACGATCAGGAACATCACGGGGCCAAAGCCCGCCGACAGCATCGCCGTGGCGATCTGCTGTGGCACCTGCTCATCGGTCAGCACATGTTTCAGGATCAGCGCATTGGCGATCACGAACAAGAGCGTCACGGTCAGCTTGCCCGCTTCAAACAGCGCATGGCGCGTATCGGCGTGAAAGAAGGATGGGATGAAATAAACCACCGTCTGTCCCAGCATCTTGGGCAGCATGGACAGGAATTGCCCCATATCCTTGGGTTTGGGCGCAGATTTCAACGGCCCCATATCACGGTAGACAAAGGTCGCCACAAAGAAGGCATAGACCGACGCCACCGCCGCCGCCTCTGTCGGGGTGAAAATCCCGCCATAGATGCCCCCCAGAATGATGCCGATCAGCAGCAGACCAACCGAGGCATTGCCAGCCGAGGCGGCAACCTCACCCCAGCCCAGCCATTCGCCCTTGGGCAGGTTCTTGACCTTGGCCATCACATAAATGGTGACCATCAGCATCAGACCCGCCATCAGCCCCGGAATAACGCCTGCAAGGAACATCCGCCCGACGGAAACCTCAACCGCCGCGGCATAGACCACCATCACGATGGACGGCGGGATCAGGATGCCCAGCGTGCCTGCGTTACAGATCACACCAGCGGCAAACTCCTTGGAGTAGCCCACCTGCCGCATCCCCGCGATCACGATGGAGCCAATGGCAACCACGGTGGCCGGGGAAGACCCGGACAGGGCCGCAAACAACATACAGGCAAAAACGCCGGCAATCGCCAGACCACCCGGCAGATGACCGACACAAGCGATGGAAAAGCGGATGATCCGCCGTGCCACACCGCCCGTCGTCATGAAGCTGGAGGCCAGAATGAAGAAGGGGATCGCCAGCAGGGTGAAATGCCCCTCGAAGGCTTCAAACAGCGTGCCCGCAACCGAGGCCAGCGAGCTGTCGGAATAGA is a window encoding:
- a CDS encoding HesB/IscA family protein; protein product: MFGIPGKQAVTITDKAAAQIAKLMDKGGHSGLRIGVKKGGCAGMEYTMEYVDQPDPNDEVVEQDGARVLIAPMAQMFLFGTEIDYEVSLLEAGFKFNNPNVSEACGCGESISFKDMPAG
- the tpiA gene encoding triose-phosphate isomerase, which produces MRRKLAAGNWKMNGTASALTELGNLAYSCKSAKAEVLICPPATLLYRAANVCVDSKVDIGAQDCHSATYGAHTGDLSAEMLHDAGATAVILGHSERRADHGETDETVRAKAKTAIAAGLTAIICVGETLEDREAGKTLDVVRAQLAGSLPDDTSGTTVVVAYEPVWAIGTGKVPTVEQIAEVHNDLRASLVKRFGGETANAIRLLYGGSVKASNAKEIFAVAHVDGALVGGASLKAADFAPIVAALDASA
- a CDS encoding TRAP transporter large permease, which translates into the protein MDVVLLFSMVIGLLLIGVPIAVALGLSSTLFLLIYSDSSLASVAGTLFEAFEGHFTLLAIPFFILASSFMTTGGVARRIIRFSIACVGHLPGGLAIAGVFACMLFAALSGSSPATVVAIGSIVIAGMRQVGYSKEFAAGVICNAGTLGILIPPSIVMVVYAAAVEVSVGRMFLAGVIPGLMAGLMLMVTIYVMAKVKNLPKGEWLGWGEVAASAGNASVGLLLIGIILGGIYGGIFTPTEAAAVASVYAFFVATFVYRDMGPLKSAPKPKDMGQFLSMLPKMLGQTVVYFIPSFFHADTRHALFEAGKLTVTLLFVIANALILKHVLTDEQVPQQIATAMLSAGFGPVMFLIVVNVILLIGGQFMEPSGLLVIVAPLVFPIAIELGIDPIHLGIIMVVNMEIGMITPPVGLNLFVTSGVAGMPMMAVVRAALPFLAVLFVFLIMITYIPWISTVLPNAVMGPEIITK